From the Primulina tabacum isolate GXHZ01 chromosome 3, ASM2559414v2, whole genome shotgun sequence genome, one window contains:
- the LOC142540707 gene encoding ADP-ribosylation factor GTPase-activating protein AGD5-like isoform X4 produces MGNEKANSYWEAELPPNYDRVGIENFIRAKYEEKRWVCKEGKPKSPSRKTEEKASVQFQKPGDRSSHGHVNNFGNSFDGRKNVPVTTAKGNISATGISVPVPPEGPEQVVPVPVTEQAILRTEPSPEAVTPPKVDYATDLFNMLSIDGSSENAAGASGDDDAWAGFQSADGASSKENIGPAKLVDTKSQSTSEIGDIFRDSPSITSTSLPATPEKDAKCDIISLFDKSNMVSPFSAHQLSLLAQQRSLLMAAKVNSSGGMPNVPGNALQRPNGTTSSNQSWPNVGYQFPGMVMPATGKVDLDKYMQIGNMGATHPVGNSFTLSMSSTYTTGPNVSNNGNMPSSQSRQPASSIPSSSPQSGKDYDFSSLTQGYFSKP; encoded by the exons ATGGGAAATGAGAAGGCTAACAGCTATTGGGAGGCAGAACTACCCCCAAATTATGATAGAGTTGGGATCGAGAATTTCATCCGTGCTAA GTATGAAGAGAAGAGATGGGTATGCAAGGAAGGAAAACCAAAGTCACCTTCTagaaaaacagaagaaaaagcaTCTGTTCAGTTTCAAAAACCTGGTGATAGAAGTAGTCATGGACATGTCAACAactttggaaactcatttgatgGCAGGAAGAATGTTCCAGTGACAACTGCAAAGGGAAATATTTCTGCCACTGGGATCAGTGTTCCTGTGCCTCCTGAAGGGCCAGAACAA GTGGTTCCAGTTCCAGTGACTGAACAAGCTATTCTTAGAACAGAGCCTTCTCCTGAGGCAGTCACACCTCCTAAAGTCGATTACGCTACTGATCTTTTCAATATGCTTTCTATTGACGGCTCTAGTGAAAATGCTGCTGGAGCATCCGGTGATGACGATGCTTGGGCAGGGTTTCAAT CTGCTGATGGGGCATCATCGAAAGAGAATATTGGCCCAGCAAAACTCGTTGATACTAAGAGCCAATCCACTTCTGAGATTGGAGATATTTTTAGAGATTCgccttcaatcacatctacttCCTTGCCAGCAACACCTGAAAAAGATGCCAAATGTGATATTATATCTCTATTTGATAAG TCTAATATGGTTTCACCATTTTCTGCGCACCAACTCTCCTTGCTAGCTCAACAACGGTCTCTTCTAATGGCTGCCAAAGTGAATAGTTCGGGTGGAATGCCAAATGTTCCTGGCAATGCACTACAAAGGCCAAATGGCACCACCTCGTCTAATCAAAGTTGGCCAAACGTTGGCTACCAGTTCCCTGGAATGGTGATGCCAGCGACTGGAAAGGTTGATTTAGATAAATACATGCAG ATTGGGAACATGGGAGCAACTCATCCGGTTGGGAACTCTTTTACTCTGTCCATGTCTAG CACATATACCACGGGTCCTAACGTTTCAAACAATGGCAATATGCCTTCCAGCCAAAGCAGACAGCCGGCATCTTCTATCCCCTCCTCGTCTCCACAATCAGGAAAAGATTATGATTTTTCTTCTTTGACACAAGGGTACTTCTCAAAACCTTGA
- the LOC142540707 gene encoding ADP-ribosylation factor GTPase-activating protein AGD5-like isoform X1: MNEKAGVSKELNAKHRKVLEGLLKLPENKECADCKSKGPRWASVNLGIFICMQCSGIHRSLGVHISKVRSATLDTWLPEQVQFIQSMGNEKANSYWEAELPPNYDRVGIENFIRAKYEEKRWVCKEGKPKSPSRKTEEKASVQFQKPGDRSSHGHVNNFGNSFDGRKNVPVTTAKGNISATGISVPVPPEGPEQVVPVPVTEQAILRTEPSPEAVTPPKVDYATDLFNMLSIDGSSENAAGASGDDDAWAGFQSADGASSKENIGPAKLVDTKSQSTSEIGDIFRDSPSITSTSLPATPEKDAKCDIISLFDKSNMVSPFSAHQLSLLAQQRSLLMAAKVNSSGGMPNVPGNALQRPNGTTSSNQSWPNVGYQFPGMVMPATGKVDLDKYMQIGNMGATHPVGNSFTLSMSSTYTTGPNVSNNGNMPSSQSRQPASSIPSSSPQSGKDYDFSSLTQGYFSKP; encoded by the exons ATGAATGAGAAGGCCGGTGTTTCCAAAGAGCTCAATGCCAAACACAGAAAG GTTTTGGAAGGACTTCTGAAGTTGCCAGAGAACAAGGAGTGTGCGGATTGCAAAAGCAA AGGTCCTCGATGGGCTAGTGTGAACTTGGGTATTTTTATATGTATGCAATGCTCTGGGATCCATAGAAGCCTTGGAGTTCACATCTCAAAG GTCAGATCTGCCACACTCGACACATGGCTTCCTGAACAGGTTCAATTTATTCAAT CCATGGGAAATGAGAAGGCTAACAGCTATTGGGAGGCAGAACTACCCCCAAATTATGATAGAGTTGGGATCGAGAATTTCATCCGTGCTAA GTATGAAGAGAAGAGATGGGTATGCAAGGAAGGAAAACCAAAGTCACCTTCTagaaaaacagaagaaaaagcaTCTGTTCAGTTTCAAAAACCTGGTGATAGAAGTAGTCATGGACATGTCAACAactttggaaactcatttgatgGCAGGAAGAATGTTCCAGTGACAACTGCAAAGGGAAATATTTCTGCCACTGGGATCAGTGTTCCTGTGCCTCCTGAAGGGCCAGAACAA GTGGTTCCAGTTCCAGTGACTGAACAAGCTATTCTTAGAACAGAGCCTTCTCCTGAGGCAGTCACACCTCCTAAAGTCGATTACGCTACTGATCTTTTCAATATGCTTTCTATTGACGGCTCTAGTGAAAATGCTGCTGGAGCATCCGGTGATGACGATGCTTGGGCAGGGTTTCAAT CTGCTGATGGGGCATCATCGAAAGAGAATATTGGCCCAGCAAAACTCGTTGATACTAAGAGCCAATCCACTTCTGAGATTGGAGATATTTTTAGAGATTCgccttcaatcacatctacttCCTTGCCAGCAACACCTGAAAAAGATGCCAAATGTGATATTATATCTCTATTTGATAAG TCTAATATGGTTTCACCATTTTCTGCGCACCAACTCTCCTTGCTAGCTCAACAACGGTCTCTTCTAATGGCTGCCAAAGTGAATAGTTCGGGTGGAATGCCAAATGTTCCTGGCAATGCACTACAAAGGCCAAATGGCACCACCTCGTCTAATCAAAGTTGGCCAAACGTTGGCTACCAGTTCCCTGGAATGGTGATGCCAGCGACTGGAAAGGTTGATTTAGATAAATACATGCAG ATTGGGAACATGGGAGCAACTCATCCGGTTGGGAACTCTTTTACTCTGTCCATGTCTAG CACATATACCACGGGTCCTAACGTTTCAAACAATGGCAATATGCCTTCCAGCCAAAGCAGACAGCCGGCATCTTCTATCCCCTCCTCGTCTCCACAATCAGGAAAAGATTATGATTTTTCTTCTTTGACACAAGGGTACTTCTCAAAACCTTGA
- the LOC142540707 gene encoding ADP-ribosylation factor GTPase-activating protein AGD5-like isoform X3, translated as MNEKAGVSKELNAKHRKVLEGLLKLPENKECADCKSKGPRWASVNLGIFICMQCSGIHRSLGVHISKVRSATLDTWLPEQVQFIQSMGNEKANSYWEAELPPNYDRVGIENFIRAKYEEKRWVCKEGKPKSPSRKTEEKASVQFQKPGDRSSHGHVNNFGNSFDGRKNVPVTTAKGNISATGISVPVPPEGPEQVVPVPVTEQAILRTEPSPEAVTPPKVDYATDLFNMLSIDGSSENAAGASGDDDAWAGFQSADGASSKENIGPAKLVDTKSQSTSEIGDIFRDSPSITSTSLPATPEKDAKCDIISLFDKSNMVSPFSAHQLSLLAQQRSLLMAAKVNSSGGMPNVPGNALQRPNGTTSSNQSWPNVGYQFPGMIGNMGATHPVGNSFTLSMSSTYTTGPNVSNNGNMPSSQSRQPASSIPSSSPQSGKDYDFSSLTQGYFSKP; from the exons ATGAATGAGAAGGCCGGTGTTTCCAAAGAGCTCAATGCCAAACACAGAAAG GTTTTGGAAGGACTTCTGAAGTTGCCAGAGAACAAGGAGTGTGCGGATTGCAAAAGCAA AGGTCCTCGATGGGCTAGTGTGAACTTGGGTATTTTTATATGTATGCAATGCTCTGGGATCCATAGAAGCCTTGGAGTTCACATCTCAAAG GTCAGATCTGCCACACTCGACACATGGCTTCCTGAACAGGTTCAATTTATTCAAT CCATGGGAAATGAGAAGGCTAACAGCTATTGGGAGGCAGAACTACCCCCAAATTATGATAGAGTTGGGATCGAGAATTTCATCCGTGCTAA GTATGAAGAGAAGAGATGGGTATGCAAGGAAGGAAAACCAAAGTCACCTTCTagaaaaacagaagaaaaagcaTCTGTTCAGTTTCAAAAACCTGGTGATAGAAGTAGTCATGGACATGTCAACAactttggaaactcatttgatgGCAGGAAGAATGTTCCAGTGACAACTGCAAAGGGAAATATTTCTGCCACTGGGATCAGTGTTCCTGTGCCTCCTGAAGGGCCAGAACAA GTGGTTCCAGTTCCAGTGACTGAACAAGCTATTCTTAGAACAGAGCCTTCTCCTGAGGCAGTCACACCTCCTAAAGTCGATTACGCTACTGATCTTTTCAATATGCTTTCTATTGACGGCTCTAGTGAAAATGCTGCTGGAGCATCCGGTGATGACGATGCTTGGGCAGGGTTTCAAT CTGCTGATGGGGCATCATCGAAAGAGAATATTGGCCCAGCAAAACTCGTTGATACTAAGAGCCAATCCACTTCTGAGATTGGAGATATTTTTAGAGATTCgccttcaatcacatctacttCCTTGCCAGCAACACCTGAAAAAGATGCCAAATGTGATATTATATCTCTATTTGATAAG TCTAATATGGTTTCACCATTTTCTGCGCACCAACTCTCCTTGCTAGCTCAACAACGGTCTCTTCTAATGGCTGCCAAAGTGAATAGTTCGGGTGGAATGCCAAATGTTCCTGGCAATGCACTACAAAGGCCAAATGGCACCACCTCGTCTAATCAAAGTTGGCCAAACGTTGGCTACCAGTTCCCTGGAATG ATTGGGAACATGGGAGCAACTCATCCGGTTGGGAACTCTTTTACTCTGTCCATGTCTAG CACATATACCACGGGTCCTAACGTTTCAAACAATGGCAATATGCCTTCCAGCCAAAGCAGACAGCCGGCATCTTCTATCCCCTCCTCGTCTCCACAATCAGGAAAAGATTATGATTTTTCTTCTTTGACACAAGGGTACTTCTCAAAACCTTGA
- the LOC142540707 gene encoding ADP-ribosylation factor GTPase-activating protein AGD5-like isoform X2: MNEKAGVSKELNAKHRKVLEGLLKLPENKECADCKSKGPRWASVNLGIFICMQCSGIHRSLGVHISKVRSATLDTWLPEQVQFIQSMGNEKANSYWEAELPPNYDRVGIENFIRAKYEEKRWVCKEGKPKSPSRKTEEKASVQFQKPGDRSSHGHVNNFGNSFDGRKNVPVTTAKGNISATGISVPVPPEGPEQVVPVPVTEQAILRTEPSPEAVTPPKVDYATDLFNMLSIDGSSENAAGASGDDDAWAGFQSADGASSKENIGPAKLVDTKSQSTSEIGDIFRDSPSITSTSLPATPEKDAKCDIISLFDKSNMVSPFSAHQLSLLAQQRSLLMAAKVNSSGGMPNVPGNALQRPNGTTSSNQSWPNVGYQFPGMVMPATGKIGNMGATHPVGNSFTLSMSSTYTTGPNVSNNGNMPSSQSRQPASSIPSSSPQSGKDYDFSSLTQGYFSKP; this comes from the exons ATGAATGAGAAGGCCGGTGTTTCCAAAGAGCTCAATGCCAAACACAGAAAG GTTTTGGAAGGACTTCTGAAGTTGCCAGAGAACAAGGAGTGTGCGGATTGCAAAAGCAA AGGTCCTCGATGGGCTAGTGTGAACTTGGGTATTTTTATATGTATGCAATGCTCTGGGATCCATAGAAGCCTTGGAGTTCACATCTCAAAG GTCAGATCTGCCACACTCGACACATGGCTTCCTGAACAGGTTCAATTTATTCAAT CCATGGGAAATGAGAAGGCTAACAGCTATTGGGAGGCAGAACTACCCCCAAATTATGATAGAGTTGGGATCGAGAATTTCATCCGTGCTAA GTATGAAGAGAAGAGATGGGTATGCAAGGAAGGAAAACCAAAGTCACCTTCTagaaaaacagaagaaaaagcaTCTGTTCAGTTTCAAAAACCTGGTGATAGAAGTAGTCATGGACATGTCAACAactttggaaactcatttgatgGCAGGAAGAATGTTCCAGTGACAACTGCAAAGGGAAATATTTCTGCCACTGGGATCAGTGTTCCTGTGCCTCCTGAAGGGCCAGAACAA GTGGTTCCAGTTCCAGTGACTGAACAAGCTATTCTTAGAACAGAGCCTTCTCCTGAGGCAGTCACACCTCCTAAAGTCGATTACGCTACTGATCTTTTCAATATGCTTTCTATTGACGGCTCTAGTGAAAATGCTGCTGGAGCATCCGGTGATGACGATGCTTGGGCAGGGTTTCAAT CTGCTGATGGGGCATCATCGAAAGAGAATATTGGCCCAGCAAAACTCGTTGATACTAAGAGCCAATCCACTTCTGAGATTGGAGATATTTTTAGAGATTCgccttcaatcacatctacttCCTTGCCAGCAACACCTGAAAAAGATGCCAAATGTGATATTATATCTCTATTTGATAAG TCTAATATGGTTTCACCATTTTCTGCGCACCAACTCTCCTTGCTAGCTCAACAACGGTCTCTTCTAATGGCTGCCAAAGTGAATAGTTCGGGTGGAATGCCAAATGTTCCTGGCAATGCACTACAAAGGCCAAATGGCACCACCTCGTCTAATCAAAGTTGGCCAAACGTTGGCTACCAGTTCCCTGGAATGGTGATGCCAGCGACTGGAAAG ATTGGGAACATGGGAGCAACTCATCCGGTTGGGAACTCTTTTACTCTGTCCATGTCTAG CACATATACCACGGGTCCTAACGTTTCAAACAATGGCAATATGCCTTCCAGCCAAAGCAGACAGCCGGCATCTTCTATCCCCTCCTCGTCTCCACAATCAGGAAAAGATTATGATTTTTCTTCTTTGACACAAGGGTACTTCTCAAAACCTTGA